One Antarctobacter heliothermus DNA segment encodes these proteins:
- the argB gene encoding acetylglutamate kinase has protein sequence MRQQNMNRDWIATARTLSEALPYLQRYTGAIVVVKFGGNAMGDDDAMAAFARDIVLMRQVGVNPVVVHGGGPMINDLLKRLGIESRFVRGKRVTDKATVEVVEMVLTGLVNKRIVQAIMDEGGRAVGLSGKDDDLMVCEPDDPELGFVGRPIEMNVQVLRDLFTAGIIPVVAPVGTGTEVTETYNVNGDTAAGAIAGALKADRLLLLTDVQGVKGTDGNVLTALTPEDVRRLTAEGVIAGGMIPKTETALKAIDEGVRAVVIIDGRVQNACLLELFTEHGSGSMIRSDNRPPLRE, from the coding sequence ATGAGACAGCAAAACATGAACAGAGACTGGATCGCCACCGCCCGCACCCTTTCAGAGGCACTGCCCTACCTGCAGCGCTACACCGGCGCGATTGTGGTGGTGAAATTCGGCGGCAATGCCATGGGCGACGACGACGCCATGGCCGCCTTTGCCCGCGACATCGTTCTGATGCGACAGGTCGGCGTGAACCCGGTCGTGGTGCATGGCGGCGGGCCGATGATCAATGATCTGCTGAAACGGCTGGGCATCGAAAGCCGCTTTGTGCGCGGCAAGCGTGTCACCGACAAGGCCACGGTTGAGGTGGTCGAAATGGTGCTGACCGGCCTCGTCAACAAGCGCATCGTTCAGGCCATCATGGACGAAGGCGGCCGCGCCGTCGGCCTGTCGGGCAAGGACGACGATCTGATGGTCTGTGAACCGGACGACCCCGAACTGGGTTTTGTTGGCCGCCCGATCGAGATGAACGTGCAGGTCCTGCGCGATCTGTTTACCGCTGGGATCATCCCGGTTGTGGCCCCCGTTGGCACCGGCACCGAAGTCACCGAAACCTACAACGTCAACGGTGACACCGCTGCAGGGGCCATCGCTGGCGCGCTCAAGGCCGACCGCCTGCTGCTGCTCACCGATGTGCAGGGCGTCAAGGGCACGGACGGCAACGTGTTGACCGCCCTCACTCCCGAAGACGTCCGCCGCCTGACCGCGGAGGGCGTGATCGCGGGGGGCATGATCCCCAAGACGGAAACCGCGCTTAAGGCCATCGACGAAGGCGTGCGCGCGGTGGTCATCATCGACGGACGTGTGCAAAACGCTTGCCTGCTGGAACTGTTCACCGAACATGGTTCAGGCTCGATGATCCGATCGGACAACCGCCCGCCGTTGAGGGAATGA
- the yihA gene encoding ribosome biogenesis GTP-binding protein YihA/YsxC — MQLPFPLAEEPDDETREAARKLFVGDVDFLKGVVAMDGLPPDDRAEVCFAGRSNVGKSSLINALTGRKGLARASNTPGRTQEINYFKLGSERFLVDLPGYGFANAPVAVVAKWQALLKSYLAGRVSLRRAFVLVDFRHGIKPVDDEIMTLLDRSAVTFQVVLTKADKVKAAEQDAILAQVRERLSKHPAAYPEIVVTSSEKGEGIASLRATIAGLA, encoded by the coding sequence ATGCAACTTCCTTTCCCTCTCGCAGAAGAGCCCGATGACGAAACCCGCGAGGCAGCGCGCAAGCTGTTCGTCGGCGACGTCGATTTCCTCAAAGGCGTTGTGGCCATGGACGGCCTGCCCCCGGATGACCGGGCAGAGGTCTGCTTTGCCGGGCGCTCCAACGTCGGCAAGTCCAGCCTGATCAACGCGCTTACCGGGCGCAAGGGATTGGCCCGTGCGTCCAACACGCCGGGCCGCACGCAGGAAATCAACTATTTCAAGCTGGGCAGCGAACGGTTCCTAGTCGACCTGCCCGGTTACGGCTTTGCCAACGCGCCGGTCGCGGTGGTTGCCAAATGGCAGGCGCTGCTGAAATCTTATCTCGCGGGCCGTGTCAGCCTGCGCCGCGCCTTTGTGTTGGTGGACTTTCGTCACGGGATCAAACCCGTTGACGATGAAATCATGACCCTGCTGGATCGCTCTGCCGTCACCTTTCAGGTGGTCCTGACCAAGGCGGACAAGGTCAAGGCAGCAGAACAGGACGCAATCCTGGCCCAGGTGCGCGAAAGGCTGTCGAAACACCCGGCCGCCTATCCTGAAATCGTGGTCACCAGCAGCGAAAAGGGTGAGGGCATCGCCAGCCTCCGCGCCACCATCGCCGGTCTCGCCTGA
- a CDS encoding MOSC domain-containing protein has protein sequence MTRQLTAIWRFPIKSHGREALDAVNLTAGQTLPWDRHWAVAHEQSQVDGAEWAPCQHFSRGSKAPALAAISAHLDENSATVTLSHPDRDDLTFHPDTEGDRLIDWGQGLVPDNRAQSARVIRGQQRGFTDSVFPSITLCNLSSHRAVEQRVGHALSIHRWRGNLWFDGGAPWEEFDWINREIRIGEAILIPRERTDRCLATHNNPDTGTRDTDVLNALDSWNHRDFSVRAEVLRGGRIATGDSIEVL, from the coding sequence ATGACACGGCAGTTGACTGCGATCTGGCGCTTTCCGATCAAAAGCCACGGCCGGGAAGCACTGGACGCGGTCAATTTGACGGCTGGTCAAACGCTACCGTGGGATCGCCACTGGGCGGTCGCGCATGAACAGTCGCAGGTCGATGGCGCTGAATGGGCGCCCTGCCAGCACTTCTCACGCGGGTCCAAGGCACCAGCACTTGCTGCTATCTCTGCACACCTCGATGAGAACAGTGCGACTGTCACGCTGTCCCATCCCGACCGCGACGACCTGACGTTTCATCCCGACACAGAGGGCGACAGGCTGATCGACTGGGGTCAGGGTCTTGTCCCCGACAACCGGGCGCAATCGGCGCGGGTGATCCGCGGGCAGCAGCGTGGCTTTACAGACAGCGTTTTTCCGTCAATCACTCTGTGCAACCTGTCGTCTCACCGCGCGGTGGAACAGCGGGTTGGTCACGCGCTGTCAATCCATCGCTGGCGCGGCAATCTATGGTTCGACGGCGGCGCGCCATGGGAAGAATTCGACTGGATCAACCGTGAGATCCGCATTGGCGAGGCCATCCTGATCCCGCGAGAGCGCACGGATCGCTGCCTTGCCACCCACAATAACCCGGACACCGGCACGCGGGATACCGACGTGCTGAACGCGCTCGACAGTTGGAACCACCGCGACTTTTCAGTCCGGGCCGAGGTCTTGCGCGGCGGCCGGATCGCCACCGGCGATAGTATCGAGGTACTGTAA
- the yidC gene encoding membrane protein insertase YidC, whose translation MDDQNKNLLLATALSMVVILVWFLLFPPPEPVKDPNAPVATETDMPLSPDGVATAPRAAPPVAGGVPAGQEPASASADTTDAPRLPLDTARLEGSISLTGGRIDDLRLKDYRDELGPDSPIVQMLDPVGSTNPYYALFGWAPGNGLAFEDVPGANTAWTVESGEILGTDSPVTLRWDSPSGLVFRRMISVDEDFMFSVTQSVENSGGATVSLAPYGMLARHGEPEDLKNFFVLFEGALQMSDGILEQTKYTKMPDLDVVPAEGTQAVVERVQETGWIGFTDHYWMATLIPDAGTPFKSVVKYDARRDIYQTEAVLPTVQLAPGETREVSSKLFAGAKEWETIRAYQKAGIDRFLDSIDWGWFFFLTKPIFAVLHWLNAHIGNMGVAIIALTLLLKAILFPLAYKSYASMAKMKELQPEMEKIKERAAGDREKLQKEMMGLYKKEKVNPAAGCLPILLQIPIFFSLYKVIFVTLELRHANFFGPFNDLSAPDPTSIYNFYGLLPWAAPDPQSILALVFIGILPLLLGVSMWLQQKLNPAPADPTQQMIFAWMPWVFMFMLGGFASGLVVYWITNNVITFTQQYLIMRSHGYSPDILGNIKASVKKKDKEQDSK comes from the coding sequence ATGGACGATCAAAACAAGAACCTGCTTCTCGCGACCGCGCTCAGCATGGTTGTGATCCTTGTATGGTTTCTCTTGTTTCCGCCACCGGAACCGGTCAAGGATCCCAACGCGCCGGTCGCCACGGAAACCGACATGCCGTTGTCCCCTGATGGCGTCGCCACAGCCCCGCGCGCGGCCCCCCCAGTCGCTGGTGGGGTGCCGGCCGGTCAGGAACCCGCATCTGCCAGTGCGGACACGACAGACGCGCCGCGCCTGCCGCTCGACACTGCGCGCCTTGAAGGGTCGATTTCACTGACCGGGGGGCGTATCGACGACCTCCGGCTCAAAGACTACCGCGACGAATTGGGCCCCGATTCACCTATCGTCCAGATGCTGGATCCGGTCGGTAGCACCAATCCCTACTATGCTCTTTTTGGTTGGGCGCCCGGCAATGGACTGGCGTTTGAGGACGTTCCCGGCGCCAACACCGCATGGACAGTCGAATCGGGGGAGATCCTTGGCACCGACAGCCCCGTGACCCTGCGCTGGGACAGCCCGTCGGGTCTGGTGTTCCGCCGTATGATTTCGGTGGATGAGGATTTCATGTTCTCCGTCACCCAGTCGGTGGAAAATTCCGGCGGCGCGACGGTGTCCCTTGCCCCCTACGGCATGCTGGCCCGCCACGGCGAACCCGAAGACCTCAAGAACTTCTTCGTCCTGTTCGAAGGCGCGCTGCAGATGTCCGATGGCATCCTTGAGCAGACCAAATACACAAAGATGCCCGACCTTGACGTTGTTCCCGCCGAAGGTACGCAGGCGGTGGTCGAACGCGTTCAGGAAACCGGCTGGATCGGCTTCACAGATCATTACTGGATGGCCACGCTGATCCCGGATGCGGGAACGCCGTTCAAATCAGTGGTGAAATACGACGCCCGCCGCGACATCTATCAGACAGAGGCCGTGCTGCCGACAGTTCAGCTTGCCCCGGGAGAGACCCGTGAGGTGAGTTCCAAACTGTTTGCTGGTGCCAAGGAATGGGAAACCATCCGCGCCTATCAAAAGGCGGGCATCGACCGGTTTCTGGATTCAATCGACTGGGGCTGGTTCTTTTTCCTGACCAAGCCAATTTTTGCGGTCCTGCACTGGCTGAACGCCCATATCGGCAACATGGGCGTCGCGATCATCGCGCTGACCCTGCTGCTCAAGGCGATCCTCTTTCCGTTGGCGTATAAATCCTATGCCTCGATGGCAAAGATGAAAGAACTCCAGCCGGAGATGGAAAAGATCAAGGAGCGTGCCGCCGGCGACCGTGAAAAGCTCCAGAAAGAGATGATGGGTCTCTACAAAAAGGAAAAGGTAAACCCGGCTGCGGGCTGCCTGCCGATCCTCTTGCAGATCCCGATCTTCTTCAGCCTGTACAAGGTGATCTTTGTCACGCTGGAACTGCGGCATGCGAACTTCTTTGGTCCGTTCAACGATCTGTCCGCTCCGGACCCGACCTCGATCTACAACTTCTACGGCCTGCTGCCCTGGGCCGCGCCCGATCCGCAGTCGATCCTTGCGCTGGTCTTTATCGGTATCCTCCCGCTGTTGCTGGGTGTCTCGATGTGGCTTCAGCAAAAGCTGAACCCGGCGCCCGCCGATCCGACGCAGCAGATGATCTTTGCCTGGATGCCTTGGGTGTTCATGTTCATGCTGGGCGGTTTTGCCAGCGGGCTGGTCGTCTACTGGATCACCAACAACGTGATCACCTTCACGCAGCAATACCTGATTATGCGCAGCCACGGCTATTCGCCGGACATCCTGGGCAACATCAAGGCCAGTGTGAAAAAGAAGGACAAGGAGCAGGATAGCAAATGA
- a CDS encoding putative bifunctional diguanylate cyclase/phosphodiesterase, with translation MFASLRALPIRLRTAVRRGFHGPQALAFLPAAALAAFWLGGEPLLLVVALGTPALLLLSGFNVDAGANRAEGDHADIVDSIAAARLVQQAMDRALAANLATACMVLEIDGLTEIARQADESTVDNLRELTLGRLRKTLRRDDEAVRFGENRYLVLLAPSLRLDLEALLQLAGRLQNAVEEPTSVDETMRYLSASIGFCGSLRLKTEATGKQLLDAAQIALDDATAKGPSAIRAWSENMRQTHIEQKTLRNEVDRALSNGQIQPWFQPQVCTSTGAISGVEALARWIHPERGIVPPAQFLRVLEDAGRMEYLSEVILQHSLTALRSWDQAGLDIPRVSVNFSDPELRDPRLVERIQWELDRFGLTAERLGIEVLETVIAGAPEGIVARNIVELGRIGCHIDLDDFGTGHASITSLRRFKVHRLKIDRSFVTRIDRDEEQHRMLAAVLGMADRLGLETIAEGVESVGEHALLSQLGCDHVQGFGIARPMPADNLIDWAKDHVTRIAEAQKLGRGTG, from the coding sequence ATGTTTGCGTCACTTCGCGCGCTTCCCATCAGGCTGCGCACCGCGGTACGGCGCGGTTTTCACGGACCACAGGCGTTGGCGTTCCTGCCTGCGGCCGCGCTTGCGGCCTTCTGGTTGGGGGGCGAGCCTTTGTTGCTGGTTGTGGCGCTGGGGACCCCGGCGCTCCTGTTGTTGTCCGGGTTCAACGTGGACGCAGGGGCAAACCGCGCCGAGGGCGATCATGCCGATATCGTGGATTCCATCGCTGCCGCGCGACTTGTGCAACAGGCCATGGATCGGGCGCTGGCGGCCAATCTTGCGACCGCCTGCATGGTGTTAGAGATTGATGGCCTGACTGAAATTGCCCGGCAGGCAGATGAATCGACTGTCGATAACCTGCGCGAACTGACCCTTGGCCGTTTGCGCAAGACCCTGCGCCGCGATGACGAGGCGGTGCGATTCGGTGAAAACCGCTATCTTGTCCTGCTTGCGCCCTCCTTGCGTCTGGATCTGGAGGCGTTGCTGCAACTTGCCGGTCGCCTGCAAAATGCGGTCGAGGAACCCACATCAGTTGACGAGACAATGCGCTACCTTTCGGCTTCCATCGGATTTTGCGGCAGCTTGCGCCTGAAAACCGAAGCGACCGGAAAACAGCTACTCGACGCCGCGCAGATTGCCTTGGACGACGCGACAGCCAAGGGCCCGTCGGCCATTCGAGCGTGGTCCGAAAACATGCGCCAGACCCATATCGAACAGAAAACCCTGCGCAATGAGGTCGATCGCGCCCTGTCCAACGGCCAGATCCAGCCGTGGTTTCAGCCGCAGGTCTGCACCTCGACCGGGGCGATCAGCGGAGTTGAGGCGCTGGCGCGCTGGATTCACCCTGAACGTGGCATCGTCCCGCCCGCACAATTCCTGCGCGTGCTGGAGGATGCGGGGCGGATGGAATACCTTAGTGAGGTTATCCTTCAGCATTCGCTGACAGCCTTGCGCAGTTGGGATCAGGCGGGGTTGGACATTCCGCGTGTCAGCGTCAACTTTTCCGATCCCGAATTGCGTGATCCCCGTCTGGTGGAACGCATCCAGTGGGAACTGGATCGTTTTGGTCTGACTGCTGAACGGCTGGGGATCGAGGTACTGGAAACCGTAATCGCAGGTGCGCCAGAGGGGATTGTGGCCCGCAATATCGTCGAGCTGGGCCGGATCGGCTGCCACATCGACCTCGATGATTTTGGCACTGGCCACGCCTCGATCACCTCGCTGCGCCGGTTCAAGGTGCATAGGCTGAAAATCGACCGCAGCTTTGTCACCCGGATCGACCGCGATGAGGAACAGCACCGGATGCTGGCCGCCGTCCTTGGCATGGCCGACCGGCTGGGGCTGGAAACCATCGCAGAAGGTGTCGAAAGCGTCGGCGAACACGCTCTGTTGTCTCAGTTGGGCTGTGACCATGTTCAGGGGTTCGGCATCGCCCGTCCGATGCCTGCGGACAATCTGATCGATTGGGCAAAAGACCACGTCACCCGCATTGCAGAGGCTCAGAAACTGGGCCGCGGCACTGGCTGA